The genomic stretch GAAGCGGGTGAAAAATTCATCGGTTACGTCGCAATGGCCAAGCACCTGACCGCATGGCGCAACGGTGTGGAAACCCCGTGGCTGAAAGATGCCCCCGTTCATCCCCTACAACACGCCCTCAAAGACCTCGACAAAGCCTACCAAAACTTTTTCGCCAAACGTGCCGATTTCCCCCGCTTCAAGCGCAAAGGCAGCGGTGACAGTTTTCGTTACCCCGACCCCAAACAAATCAAGCTCGACTCAGGCAATAGCCGGATTTTTCTGCCAAAACTCGGCTGGATACGCTACCGCAACAGCCGCGATGTGTTGGGAGAACTACGCAATGTCACGGTTTCCAGCAAAGGCGGCCAATGGTTTGTCAGCATCCAAACCCAGCGCGAAGTGGAATTGCCAGCCACACCCGCGACCACTGCTATCGGTATTGACCTTGGGATAGCGCGTTTTGCGACGCTCTCCGATGGCACATGGATTGAATCGCGTAACAGCTTCAAGAGCAAACAAGCCAAACTCGCCAAATACCAACGGCGCATGGCGCACAAACAAAAGTTCAGCAACAACTGGAAAAAAGCGAAAGCCAACGTCCAAAAAATTCACACGCAAATCGCCAACGCCCGCCGCGATTTCCTGCACAAGGCGACGACCACGCTCAGCCAAAACCACGCGCTCGTGTTCATCGAAGATTTGCAGGTCGGTAATATGTCGAAGTCAGTGGCAGGCACGGCAGAAAACCCCGGCAAGAACGTTGCCCAGAAATCTGGCTTAAACAAAGCCATTCTCGACCAAGGCTGGGGTGAATTTCGACGGCAACTCGACTACAAGATGGCATGGAAAGGCGGCATGTTGTTCACTGTGCCACCGCATTACACCAGTCAGGAATGCCCCGAATGTCACCATGTAGCGGCGGACAATCGTCAGACGCAAGCGCGGTTTGTGTGTGTGCAATGCCATTACGAAAATAACGCCGATCATGTCGGCGCGATCAATGTTTTAGAGCGGGGATACCGCTTGTTAGCCTGTGGAGATGCGGCCTTAAGCCGCTCTGTGAAGCAGGAACCCACCGAAGTCAGTCAGCTATCTAGTGTCTGACCGAAAAAGCCTTCCTGCCGCCACGAGTGCCCAATTTTAGTCCATGCAGCCGTTTTCCCCGCCACCTTCTGGCAAGCACGAGGGTAAAACGCTGGGTTTCAAGGCATGGCTGGCAGCGCAGGCTTGCCTTCGGTGCAGGGGCTGCCCTGCCTTCCCGGCATTTTCCCTCATCGGTCGGCGTTGTGGGGTGGTTCAGGCGGCTTGGCGCTGTCGTCGGCGTTCATCCTTCTGCAAGGCCTCCAACGCCCTGGCCTGTAAAATGGCCCCGACCTTTTGCAGGTTCCTGCCCACCACCGCCAGTGCCACATAGCGCTTGAAGCGTTCCAGCCCCCGGTCGGGGCAATAGTCCAGCCCATGGACTTCCAGTGCGTTGATGCCGGATTCCACCGCTGAGTGCTGGCGTCTGGCCTGGACAAACGCCGGGTCGGTTTCACGGGCAGTGTCCGCCTGGCTCCAGCGGCCTTTTCGGCAACACCACCCGGTCGAGCAGTTCGGCCAGTTCGCGCTGGTTGGCCGGTGAGTGGAACCCCTTGTCAAAGCTGCACGCGCTCAGGGAGGGGAACAGCGCTTTGGCTTGCTTAACCATGGTCACGGCAATCTCACTGTCGGGGCAGTGTTGCATCACTTGGTGGTGGAGGATGAAGCCGTCAGCCGATTCCATCACGCACACGTTCAGGCCCAGCTCCACCGGCACACCGGCTTTGCCCTTGCTGAGCCATTCGCTGTAATCCTCGAAGAGGGAGAAGATCTTGTCGCCGTGGGGGATGGTTTCCCCGTCCAGCACCCGCCGCCGCACCAGGTCAACCTGATGCCACCCGTACCCCAGCCAGCGCTGGAGGTCGTTGCCCGACCGGCTGTCCAGCAGGCTGAGGGGCAGGTCAGCCACCGTTTCCTCCACTTTCGACAACAGCGCGGCGCACAGGCCCAGGTAGGTGTGGTGGGCGTCACGGATGGCCTGTTGCCGGGTGGCCTGCTTGTCCGGGTCTTGGGAGCTGGAGTGCTTGAGCTTCTGCGCATGACGGCAGGCTTTCTTCACCTGGCGGAGATTGTACTGCCATTGCCGCCAGCGGCTGTCGCCGTGCCCTTCACACCAATCGGCCACCGTGCGCACCGAACAACGCACCGCGTCGTACAACAGGTTGATGTCGGTCGGGTAGTGGATGTTGCTTTCCACCACGAAGGAGTCACAACGGGCGCTCAGCGGCGCGGCTTTTTTTTTAGCAGCTTGTGACCGGCCTCCACCACCAACTGGTTGATGCGTTGCAGGCTGGCTTCGTCCACCAGAGCGGCGTTGTCCTTGACCGTTTGCAGCTTGTACTCATCGTCATCATCCCAGAAACCATGCCCCAGCATCTGACGGATGCTGCGGTGCTGGTTCGCCATCTCCAGCAGCCGGTCATAGTCCCAGTTCAGGTTCACCCGCAATGTCGCCAGCACCAGCGCATTCCACAGATCCATGCCGGGGCGTCCACGGCTGGCGTCCACCTCCGCCGGAACCCGCTTTTCCAGCACCGCAAACACCGCCTCACGCAGTTCGTCTGTCACATAAATGTATTGCAGCCCTTGCAACACCTGCGGGATGTCGTCCCGCGAACGTGGGTTGAAGGTCAGCCTGCCGATGTCAGCGTGACCCAGGCGAAGTTGGCGGGCGATCACTTCACGCATCGTGTGTCTCCTGCGAAGTTTGGCGGATGGATGCCCTATTTTGCCCTATTTTGGGCGCTTTTGCAGCTTTCTGGCCTGCTTCCGGGAAATCTTAGGGCAAGGAAAACGGGCGTAGCATCTTGATCGGAAAAGGGTTTTAGGGTTTCCGGTCAGACACTATCTAGCTGAATGCAGTAGGAATCCCCTTCCTTTAGGGAGGGGAGGATGTCAAGCAATAACGTTGTGATTAAAAATGTACTTTTACTTGCAGTTCATTAGGCTTATCACTATATTAGTCAAATCTAATATTTATCGACTACGGGCTTTTGTGATGAAATGGCTAAAAAACTCAATGTTAGGCATGGTCTGGTGGGTGGTAATGACAGCCGCTTCCGCCGGGGCTGCTGACAACCCTGCTCACCCTAAATTGACCTTGGTCTATGACTCACCCTATGGGTTTGAGGAAACACTGGAGTCGCTGCGTAATACCATCCACGCCCATAACTTCCGGGTATTCCCCGACCGTTATCTGGAAGAGGGGCTGACGGACGAGTTTTCAGTCAATACCCGTCAGGTCAGCGTGCGCTTCTGTAATTTCAGTGATTTGTATGAAGCGCTGCAAATTGAGCCACAAGTGGGGGTGGTTTTGCCCTGCACGATTACCGTGATCGAAGGGGAGGATGGCCAAGTGCAACTGTTGACGGGTAACGTGCAGGCCATGTTGACTCTGTTTGATAACCCCAAACTGACCGCCGCTTTTCAGGATATGGAAGACAAGTATCAGGCGATTATTGATGAGGTGACACTATGAAGTTTATAACAGCCGGATTCTGGGGGGTATTGGCAACGTGGTTGCTGCTTGCCCCGGTTCATGCCGATGAAAAGTTGCTGACAGTTCGTTCCTCGCAAGCCTTTGACGCTGCGTTGGAGCAAGTGCAGGAAGTGTTGGAAAAGCATCACTTTGCGGTAGCGCATATCCAGAAATGTGACGGTGGTTTGCATGATATGGGCTACAGCACCGACAGTTACCGGATTGTGTTCTTTGGGCGTCTCGACGAGGTGCGGGCGTTGAGCAAGACGCACCCGGAATTAGTACCGTTGTTCCCGTTCAAACTGGCGGTTTACGCCGAAGGCAAGGATACCTTGTTTTCGATCCTGAACCCCACCGAGCTGGTGCCGTTGCTGGATGCCGATAAGGACTTGCAGCAACAGTTAAGCGCATGGGAAAAAGATTTCCGTGCCGTATTGGGTGAAATGCAGGCGGTGCAGGTCGCCCACGCCGATTAAGTGCCTTTTAGCCCGCTTAAGCGGTTGCGTTGTAGATGCGTAACTGCTGTCCCAACTTTTGTAGCAGTGCATCGCGTTGCTGCATGGCTTTTTCCTTGTGCAGCAGTTGTTGGTTGAGCTGCGCAATGATGGTGTCTTTCAGGTTAAGTACCTTGTCGCGTTGTTCCAGTTTTTGCTCAAAGCCGTGGCGTTCGGCCTCGCGTTGCTGATGTTGGCTGGTGATCGCCGCGAGGTTGTCGAGGTGCTGTAACAGGCTGGCTTCACGGGTGGCGTATTCATGCTCCAGTGCTTCCAGATGGGTTTCACGTTGCTGCATTTTTTGCAAGGCTTTGATGCGGTCGGCTTCCTGTTGCTGGTGTTCGGCATTCAGGGCGCTGAGTATCTGGTGTTGTTGCAGTAAGGCAGTTTCACGTTCGGCGAATTGACGTTCTTTGGCTACCAAGTGCTGTTCGCGTTCTGCCAACTGTGCTTCGCGCTGTTGCAGGGTCTGTTGGAAGGTTTCGCGTTCGGCTTCCTGTAATTGTTGCTTCTCGGTAAGTTCGCTGAGGGCGGCGAGGTGTTGCAAAAGCAAGGCTTCGCGGCTGGTGTGTTGCTGTTCGCGTTCGGTCAGTTGGGTTTCGCGGGCGTGCAGGTCGGTTTCACGCTCGACTAGCTGTTGTTCGCGTTCACTGAGTAGGCGACCTTGCCCCAGAACATGCTGGTCTTTGGCTTGCAGGGTTTTGTCGCGTTCGCCGAGTTGTTGGGCGATTTCCTGCTGTTGTTGCTCTTGCTGCTGGATAAGTTGGTCTTTTTCGAGCAGCAAGGTGTCTTTGTTGCTGATGAGGGTGGCGTATTCGCTGAGGTGCTTTTCCTTGTCGAGTAACAGGTTTTCCAGTTCGGTGACACGTAGGTGATGGGTGTCGATGTGTTGTTGTTGTGCTTGCAGGCGTTGGTCAAGGGCATTGATATGGGCTTGCAGCTCGCTGATCGACTGGTCACGGCTTTGGATTTCTTTGTCGCGTTCCTGGAGTTGCAGGAATTGCGCGGTGATTTGTTCATCGCGGCGTTGCAGGTTGCGTTCGCGTTCGTTGATGGTTTGATCGCGCACGGCAAGGTGCTGGTCTTTGGCGAGTGTCTGGTTGCCTTGCTGGATGAAGAGTTGTTCGCGTTCTTGTGCAAGGCTGTCTTTTTCGTGTAGGAGCCGGGTTTGTTCGGCCAGTTGCTCATTGCGCAGGCTGATCTGTTCAACTTTGCGGCGCACCAGGCTGTCACGCTGGTGGATTTGCTGATCTTTCTGGAGGATCAGGTCGTCACGGCGTTGTAATAAGCGGTCAAAGTCGCGCTGGCGCATATCGCGGTTCTGGATGTGTTGGTCGCGTTCTTTCAGGTGGCGGTCACGGTCGGAAAGCTGCCGGTTGCGCTCACTGATGACTTGTTCCTGGGTGTAGATGCGCTGTTGATGGTCGCGTATCCAGCGGTTGAGTTCGTCTAGCTGTTGGCTGAGTTCCTGAATGCTTTCGTCGCGTTTGCCGAGTTGCTTGTCGCGGTTGTCGATTTCGCGGTCACGTTTGCCGATGTGTTGGTCTTTTTCTTCCAGACGGCGGTTGCGGATGTGGATTTGGTCTTCACGTTCCAGAATGTACTTTTCTTTCTGGTTGGCGAGTTGTTCGATTTCGCGGGAACGGTTTCCCAGTTCGCGGATAATCTGGTCACGTTCCTGAATGACGGCTTCTTTTTGCTGGAGAGCAGTGTCACGTTGGGCAATCTGGTTATCGCGTTCCAGTGTATTGTTCTGGTTTTGTTGCAATAGGTGTTCTTTACGTTCCATGTGCTGGTCATGTTCCAGTAGCGATTGTTTCAGTGTTTCAATAAGTTTGTCTTTGCTTTGCGATAAGTGTTTGTTCTTCTCTGTTCATGGCTATTTTGTTCAGCTTGTCCATTTGTTCAGCTTGTCCATTTGTTCGCTGTTGTGGATGATAATGTGCTAAAAATAACGTGGCATGAATCAATGGTAATGTCAGGATAGGGCGAAAACCATACGGGGTATTAGCACTCTAAGTTTGAGAGTGCTAAGATTAGCAATAGAAGTATATTAGGAGACTACGCATGACCAACGCATTGATGCTTAGAGGGCAGACACTTCCGGTTCCTGTCGGGAATCTGGAAAGTTACATCCATGCTATCCATGCCATTCCTGTGCTGGACACGGAAGAAGAGCGTGGCTTGGCTGACCGTCTTAAATACGCAAGTGATCTGGAAGCAGCGCGTCAATTGATCCTGCACAACCTGCGCTTCGTGGTGAAGGTGGCTCGTGGTTACAGTGGCTATGGGCTGCCGCTGGGTGATCTGGTGCAAGAGGGTAACGTCGGTTTGATGAAAGCTGTCAAACGTTTTGACCCTGAAATGAATGTGCGGCTGATTTCTTTCGCTGTACACTGGATTCGTGCGGAAATCCACGAGTTCATCCTGCGCAACTGGAAGATCGTCAAAGTGGCGACCACCAAGGCGCAACGTAAATTATTCTTCAACCTGCGTAGCAGCAAAAAGCGGCTGGGCTGGTTGAATCACGAAGAAGCCGAGTCGATGGCTAGCGACTTGGGGGTTAGCACGGCTGAAGTGCTGGAAATGGAAAAGCGCATGAGCGCCCACGATGTCGCGTTTGATCTGGGTGTGGATCAGGATGACGACGATGCTAGCAGTTTCTCACCCAGCCAGTATCTGGCGGCTGAGTCGGCTGACCCATCCGAAAGGTTAGAAGCGGAAGAGTGGGATACGTATACCCGTGAACGTTTTCAGGATGCAATGGAAGGGCTGGATGCACGTAGCCGTGACATTCTTGCCAGTCGTTGGTTGGCGGAAGAGAAAGCCACCTTGCATGAGTTGGCAGACAAATACAGCGTATCTGCTGAGCGTATTCGCCAGTTGGAAAATGCTGCCATCAACAAACTGCGGCTAGCTGTTGCAGAAACAGCCTAAGGTGGAAGCCCCATAAAAAAGGCCGCTTACGCGGCCTTTTTATGGATGGTGTTTGATGCTTAACCGAAAAAAGCGACCGACAGGAAGCTAAACCAAGCGAAAGCAATCAACCCAACCACCAACAACATCGGAATACCAAAATCCCAGCTAAACATACCTATGCGCCTCTCAAATACTTATGTGTACGAGAGGATAAAGGAATAGCGCCTCCCTGACAAGATCAGGAAGTATACCATCGGCAATTGAGAATTCGGTTTTCATATTTTGACGACCCTAAAATTATCGGTCATCAATGTGCTTAATTGTTGGTGATGCTTGCCAATATCCCGAAAGAAACCCAAGGTGGCATTTTTAAATTTCACGAAGGTATCGTAGTAAGTACCATAGATCACTTCGCGTTTGAAAAATCCCCACAAGCGTTCGATCAGGTTGAGGTTCGGGGAGTAAGGCGGCAAAAAATGTATCTGAATACGGCATCCCTCGGTTGCCAGATAGGCTTGCACCAATTTGGAATTGGTAGTAGCGTGCATTATCCGCAATGATGTGGATTTTCCCCGCTGGTTGTGCGGCTTCGAGGTCTTCCAGTAAGCGGATGGCAGCTTGGGCATTAATCGTTTTTTCGGTATGAATGAGAAGACGTAACGTCTTGAAAGAAAACGCACCATTGATGTTGAGGCATTCCCGTCCGGTGTTGGAGCGCAGGTTGAAATCTTGACCTTTGCGTATTCAGCCATAGCCCGCCTGGGTGTTGTGCTGGGGGTGCACCATGAAATACACATCATCCTGCTCACCAAGGTTAGCTTTCAGCGTTTCCCAATGCGCGATGAATTGCGTTTGGGCGGCGGCATCCGCTTTACCCGGCACGACTTTGGGTTTCTTGTGGGAAAACCCCAACCGTCCTAGCAAGGCTGATACACTGCGGGGTGCATGGGTCACTTGAAACTGTTGCTGGATGTACTGACCGACCGCTTTGCAAGTGCTATGCAGTGTTTCCGTCACATGCTGTTTGAGGGTCACTTGTTGGCCTACGCTCAGGTACGGCTTGCTGCCGCCCACTTGCCAGTACAGGAGTTGCTTTTGTCCACCCGCTTGATAAAGGTGAAACCCGTTACGGATCGTATCTTCATCCGCTAACAGGGCTTCCGAAACTTTTTGAGCTGTCCAACCACTCCCTAACAAGTAAACCGCTTTGAGGCGGTCGGCCAGGCGCCTTTTCTTTTCTTTGCGGTGGGCATCACGAAGCGTTGCCAATTCTGCAACAGAAAGTGTGTAATCCAACATCGGCAGCATCCTTGAGCGTTAGAGTATCTGAGGATAGTGTAACTTTACCGAATTCTCATTTACCACTGGTATACCTAGGCAAACAATATCTGCTGAAAGTGCTGGAAGACCCTAATGTCATGCCACAGGTCAAACTGTTGCGGGGCAAGCTGGAAGTTACGCTACGTCAGAAAAGCGCGGTAAAGGTGCAACAACTCGTGAACGACTGGTACAAGGTGCGTGCCAAGGAGGTGTTTGCCAAGCGTCTGGAAGCAATGCTAGAACAGACACTTTGGGTCGTGGAACGCCTGCCGTTGCGCATCCTTACCATGCAAACCCAGTGGGGCAGTTGTTCACCCCAAGGTAGGCTGACGCTGAACCCGCATCTGGTCAAAGCACCCAGAGAGTGCATTGATTATGTGATCTTGCATGAGTTGTGTCATCTTGCCGAGCATAACCACAGCGAACGCTTCTACCTGATAAAGGCTAGACTGGATGCAAGGGCGGGGGGTTATGTGTTGGCATGAAAACTGCTCTGTGAATCTGCAAACGTTATATTTCCTCTATTAGGTCGAGTAATGCTTAAAATTGAACGTATTCTAGATAAAAGCAACGTACCACTGCGCCAGCCTTACCTGTCACTGACCTTGCCGCACGAACGCCGCATCATCAGCCGCCAGCGCGTGACGCTGGACGATGGTAGCGATGCAGGCTTGTTCCTGCCGCGTGGTTCCAGCCTGCAACACGGCGATTACCTGCAAGGCGAAAGTGGCGAGCTGATCCGCATTCAAGCCGCGCCTGAAACGGTTTCCACCCTGTATTGCGATGACCCGTGGCTATTGGCACGCGCTTGCTACCATCTC from Thiothrix litoralis encodes the following:
- the rpoH gene encoding RNA polymerase sigma factor RpoH, whose amino-acid sequence is MTNALMLRGQTLPVPVGNLESYIHAIHAIPVLDTEEERGLADRLKYASDLEAARQLILHNLRFVVKVARGYSGYGLPLGDLVQEGNVGLMKAVKRFDPEMNVRLISFAVHWIRAEIHEFILRNWKIVKVATTKAQRKLFFNLRSSKKRLGWLNHEEAESMASDLGVSTAEVLEMEKRMSAHDVAFDLGVDQDDDDASSFSPSQYLAAESADPSERLEAEEWDTYTRERFQDAMEGLDARSRDILASRWLAEEKATLHELADKYSVSAERIRQLENAAINKLRLAVAETA
- the ureE gene encoding urease accessory protein UreE yields the protein MLKIERILDKSNVPLRQPYLSLTLPHERRIISRQRVTLDDGSDAGLFLPRGSSLQHGDYLQGESGELIRIQAAPETVSTLYCDDPWLLARACYHLGNRHVPVQIMQGMIRYQHDHVLDDMLHGLGLHVVVEQAPFEPEAGAYGGGHEH
- a CDS encoding M48 family metallopeptidase, yielding MCNPTSAASLSVRVSEDSVTLPNSHLPLVYLGKQYLLKVLEDPNVMPQVKLLRGKLEVTLRQKSAVKVQQLVNDWYKVRAKEVFAKRLEAMLEQTLWVVERLPLRILTMQTQWGSCSPQGRLTLNPHLVKAPRECIDYVILHELCHLAEHNHSERFYLIKARLDARAGGYVLA
- a CDS encoding DUF302 domain-containing protein, giving the protein MKWLKNSMLGMVWWVVMTAASAGAADNPAHPKLTLVYDSPYGFEETLESLRNTIHAHNFRVFPDRYLEEGLTDEFSVNTRQVSVRFCNFSDLYEALQIEPQVGVVLPCTITVIEGEDGQVQLLTGNVQAMLTLFDNPKLTAAFQDMEDKYQAIIDEVTL
- a CDS encoding RNA-guided endonuclease InsQ/TnpB family protein, with product MQRHQAFKYELMPNGETQRQLRRFAGSCRFVYNKALALQQANHEAGEKFIGYVAMAKHLTAWRNGVETPWLKDAPVHPLQHALKDLDKAYQNFFAKRADFPRFKRKGSGDSFRYPDPKQIKLDSGNSRIFLPKLGWIRYRNSRDVLGELRNVTVSSKGGQWFVSIQTQREVELPATPATTAIGIDLGIARFATLSDGTWIESRNSFKSKQAKLAKYQRRMAHKQKFSNNWKKAKANVQKIHTQIANARRDFLHKATTTLSQNHALVFIEDLQVGNMSKSVAGTAENPGKNVAQKSGLNKAILDQGWGEFRRQLDYKMAWKGGMLFTVPPHYTSQECPECHHVAADNRQTQARFVCVQCHYENNADHVGAINVLERGYRLLACGDAALSRSVKQEPTEVSQLSSV
- a CDS encoding coiled-coil domain-containing protein, which gives rise to MERKEHLLQQNQNNTLERDNQIAQRDTALQQKEAVIQERDQIIRELGNRSREIEQLANQKEKYILEREDQIHIRNRRLEEKDQHIGKRDREIDNRDKQLGKRDESIQELSQQLDELNRWIRDHQQRIYTQEQVISERNRQLSDRDRHLKERDQHIQNRDMRQRDFDRLLQRRDDLILQKDQQIHQRDSLVRRKVEQISLRNEQLAEQTRLLHEKDSLAQEREQLFIQQGNQTLAKDQHLAVRDQTINERERNLQRRDEQITAQFLQLQERDKEIQSRDQSISELQAHINALDQRLQAQQQHIDTHHLRVTELENLLLDKEKHLSEYATLISNKDTLLLEKDQLIQQQEQQQQEIAQQLGERDKTLQAKDQHVLGQGRLLSEREQQLVERETDLHARETQLTEREQQHTSREALLLQHLAALSELTEKQQLQEAERETFQQTLQQREAQLAEREQHLVAKERQFAERETALLQQHQILSALNAEHQQQEADRIKALQKMQQRETHLEALEHEYATREASLLQHLDNLAAITSQHQQREAERHGFEQKLEQRDKVLNLKDTIIAQLNQQLLHKEKAMQQRDALLQKLGQQLRIYNATA
- a CDS encoding helix-turn-helix domain-containing protein, translating into MLDYTLSVAELATLRDAHRKEKKRRLADRLKAVYLLGSGWTAQKVSEALLADEDTIRNGFHLYQAGGQKQLLYWQVGGSKPYLSVGQQVTLKQHVTETLHSTCKAVGQYIQQQFQVTHAPRSVSALLGRLGFSHKKPKVVPGKADAAAQTQFIAHWETLKANLGEQDDVYFMVHPQHNTQAGYG
- a CDS encoding transposase — translated: MAEYAKVKISTCAPTPDGNASTSMVRFLSRRYVFSFIPKKRLMPKLPSAYWKTSKPHNQRGKSTSLRIMHATTNSKLVQAYLATEGCRIQIHFLPPYSPNLNLIERLWGFFKREVIYGTYYDTFVKFKNATLGFFRDIGKHHQQLSTLMTDNFRVVKI